Proteins encoded by one window of Melanotaenia boesemani isolate fMelBoe1 chromosome 10, fMelBoe1.pri, whole genome shotgun sequence:
- the hal gene encoding histidine ammonia-lyase isoform X1 gives MPRFTVHIRDEWLAVPCRDTSNTIQWLGLEGLKRYVKSKPDNGGITSVKETPFVVRRCQGLGLLDLDDTIDDVLEDNDFVELAIEGDTMSPDFIPCEPGVSNITAAYKEPGQYIFLDGNSLTSTDLVNLGRGLYKIKLTPEAENNVVQSRELLDTIVKENKVVYGITTGFGKFARTVIPVSKLKELQENLVRSHSAGVGNPLSPERTRMLLALRINILAKGYSGISLETLHAMIQAFNASCLSFVPEKGTVGASGDLAPLSHLALGLMGEGKMWSPKSGWADAKYVLEAHGLKPVSLKPKEGLALINGTQMITSLGAEAVERAQAIAHQADIIAALTLEVLKGTTKAFDSDIHSLRPHPGQIEVAQRFRSLLDSDHHPSEIAESHRFCDRVQDAYTMRCCPQVHGVVNDTIKFVQDIINTEINSATDNPMVFAERGETISGGNFHGEYPAKALDFLAIAVHELASISERRIERLCNPSLSELPAFLVNEGGLNSGFMIAHCTAAALVSENKVLCHPSSVDSLSTSAATEDHVSMGGWAARKALRVVEHVEQVLAIELLAACQGIEFLRPLRTTTPLEKVYELVRSVVKPWFKDRFLSPDIEAVHRLLLDQKVWNVAKPYIDKYQTEYIPESRPNSPTAFSLEPPASPRKRVRHE, from the exons TGGTGCGCAGGTGTCAGGGGTTGGGCTTGTTGGACTTGGATGACACCATCGACGATGTACTGGAGGATAATGACTTTGTCGAACTTG CTATTGAAGGAGATACAATGTCTCCTGATTTTATCCCGTGTGAGCCTGGAGTTTCTAACAT TACGGCAGCGTACAAAGAACCTGGACAA TACATTTTCTTGGATGGCAACAGCCTGACATCAACGGATCTGGTCAACTTAGGCAGAGGACTGTACAAGATAAAG CTGACTCCAGAGGCAGAGAACAATGTTGTGCAATCACGAGAACTTTTGGACACCAttgtcaaagaaaacaaag TTGTCTATGGCATCACAACAGGTTTTGGCAAATTTGCCCGAACTGTAATTCCTGTCAGCAAGCTCAA GGAGCTCCAAGAAAACCTGGTGCGGTCACATTCAGCAG GTGTGGGAAACCCACTGAGCCCAGAGAGGACACGTATGCTGCTCGCTCTGAGGATCAATATTCTTGCTAAAGGGTACAGTGGAATTTCTTTGGAAACCCTCCATGCCATGATCCAGGCATTCAATG cttcctgtctcTCCTTCGTCCCAGAGAAAGGGACAGTGGGTGCAAGTGGAGACCTGGCGCCCCTCTCACACCTGGCCTTGGGGCTGATGGGAGAGGGTAAAATGTGGTCTCCAAAGAGTGGATGGGCAGATGCCAAATAT GTCCTGGAGGCCCATGGACTGAAGCCAGTATCATTAAAACCTAAAGAG GGTCTTGCACTAATCAATGGCACCCAGATGATTACCTCTTTAGGGGCAGAGGCCGTGGAGCGGGCCCAGGCGATTGCCCACCAGGCAGATATCATTGCTGCTCTCACCCTGGAGGTGTTAAAGGGAACCACCAAGGCCTTTGACAGTG ACATCCATTCACTGCGGCCCCATCCAGGTCAGATAGAGGTGGCCCAACGCTTTCGCTCACTGCTGGATTCTGATCACCATCCATCTGAGATTGCAG AGAGTCACAGGTTCTGTGACAGAGTTCAGGATGCCTACACCATGCGGTGCTGTCCTCAG GTTCATGGAGTTGTAAATGATACCATAAAATTTGTCCAGGACATCATCAATACAGAAATCAACAGTGCTACTGACAACCCT ATGGTATTTGCAGAGAGAGGTGAGACCATTTCAGGTGGGAATTTCCATGGCGAATATCCAGCTAAG GCTCTGGACTTTTTGGCTATTGCTGTCCATGAGTTGGCCTCCATCAGCGAGAGGAGGATCGAGAGGTTATGTAACCCCTCCCTGAGTGAGCTGCCTGCCTTCCTCGTCAATGAGGGGGGACTCAACTCAGGCTTCATGATTGCCCACTGCACCGCAGCTGCTTTAG TTTCAGAGAATAAAGTTTTGTGTCATCCTTCTTCTGTGGACTCCTTGTCCACCAGTGCCGCCACAGAGGACCATGTGTCTATGGGAGGCTGGGCTGCTAGGAAGGCCTTGAGGGTTGTAGAGCATGTGGAGCAAG TTCTTGCTATAGAACTGCTCGCAGCCTGTCAGGGTATCGAGTTCCTCCGCCCACTTCGTACCACCACCCCACTGGAGAAGGTCTATGAACTTGTGCGTAGTGTTGTCAA ACCATGGTTTAAAGACAGATTCTTGTCTCCAGACATTGAAGCTGTTCACCGTCTCCTGCTTGACCAGAAG GTGTGGAACGTGGCCAAACCTTATATTGACAAATATCAGACAGAGTACATCCCAGAGTCCCGCCCCAATTCTCCCACCGCCTTCTCACTGGAGCCTCCAGCATCACCAAGGAAACGTGTTCGCCATGAGTAA
- the hal gene encoding histidine ammonia-lyase isoform X2, with amino-acid sequence MSPDFIPCEPGVSNITAAYKEPGQYIFLDGNSLTSTDLVNLGRGLYKIKLTPEAENNVVQSRELLDTIVKENKVVYGITTGFGKFARTVIPVSKLKELQENLVRSHSAGVGNPLSPERTRMLLALRINILAKGYSGISLETLHAMIQAFNASCLSFVPEKGTVGASGDLAPLSHLALGLMGEGKMWSPKSGWADAKYVLEAHGLKPVSLKPKEGLALINGTQMITSLGAEAVERAQAIAHQADIIAALTLEVLKGTTKAFDSDIHSLRPHPGQIEVAQRFRSLLDSDHHPSEIAESHRFCDRVQDAYTMRCCPQVHGVVNDTIKFVQDIINTEINSATDNPMVFAERGETISGGNFHGEYPAKALDFLAIAVHELASISERRIERLCNPSLSELPAFLVNEGGLNSGFMIAHCTAAALVSENKVLCHPSSVDSLSTSAATEDHVSMGGWAARKALRVVEHVEQVLAIELLAACQGIEFLRPLRTTTPLEKVYELVRSVVKPWFKDRFLSPDIEAVHRLLLDQKVWNVAKPYIDKYQTEYIPESRPNSPTAFSLEPPASPRKRVRHE; translated from the exons ATGTCTCCTGATTTTATCCCGTGTGAGCCTGGAGTTTCTAACAT TACGGCAGCGTACAAAGAACCTGGACAA TACATTTTCTTGGATGGCAACAGCCTGACATCAACGGATCTGGTCAACTTAGGCAGAGGACTGTACAAGATAAAG CTGACTCCAGAGGCAGAGAACAATGTTGTGCAATCACGAGAACTTTTGGACACCAttgtcaaagaaaacaaag TTGTCTATGGCATCACAACAGGTTTTGGCAAATTTGCCCGAACTGTAATTCCTGTCAGCAAGCTCAA GGAGCTCCAAGAAAACCTGGTGCGGTCACATTCAGCAG GTGTGGGAAACCCACTGAGCCCAGAGAGGACACGTATGCTGCTCGCTCTGAGGATCAATATTCTTGCTAAAGGGTACAGTGGAATTTCTTTGGAAACCCTCCATGCCATGATCCAGGCATTCAATG cttcctgtctcTCCTTCGTCCCAGAGAAAGGGACAGTGGGTGCAAGTGGAGACCTGGCGCCCCTCTCACACCTGGCCTTGGGGCTGATGGGAGAGGGTAAAATGTGGTCTCCAAAGAGTGGATGGGCAGATGCCAAATAT GTCCTGGAGGCCCATGGACTGAAGCCAGTATCATTAAAACCTAAAGAG GGTCTTGCACTAATCAATGGCACCCAGATGATTACCTCTTTAGGGGCAGAGGCCGTGGAGCGGGCCCAGGCGATTGCCCACCAGGCAGATATCATTGCTGCTCTCACCCTGGAGGTGTTAAAGGGAACCACCAAGGCCTTTGACAGTG ACATCCATTCACTGCGGCCCCATCCAGGTCAGATAGAGGTGGCCCAACGCTTTCGCTCACTGCTGGATTCTGATCACCATCCATCTGAGATTGCAG AGAGTCACAGGTTCTGTGACAGAGTTCAGGATGCCTACACCATGCGGTGCTGTCCTCAG GTTCATGGAGTTGTAAATGATACCATAAAATTTGTCCAGGACATCATCAATACAGAAATCAACAGTGCTACTGACAACCCT ATGGTATTTGCAGAGAGAGGTGAGACCATTTCAGGTGGGAATTTCCATGGCGAATATCCAGCTAAG GCTCTGGACTTTTTGGCTATTGCTGTCCATGAGTTGGCCTCCATCAGCGAGAGGAGGATCGAGAGGTTATGTAACCCCTCCCTGAGTGAGCTGCCTGCCTTCCTCGTCAATGAGGGGGGACTCAACTCAGGCTTCATGATTGCCCACTGCACCGCAGCTGCTTTAG TTTCAGAGAATAAAGTTTTGTGTCATCCTTCTTCTGTGGACTCCTTGTCCACCAGTGCCGCCACAGAGGACCATGTGTCTATGGGAGGCTGGGCTGCTAGGAAGGCCTTGAGGGTTGTAGAGCATGTGGAGCAAG TTCTTGCTATAGAACTGCTCGCAGCCTGTCAGGGTATCGAGTTCCTCCGCCCACTTCGTACCACCACCCCACTGGAGAAGGTCTATGAACTTGTGCGTAGTGTTGTCAA ACCATGGTTTAAAGACAGATTCTTGTCTCCAGACATTGAAGCTGTTCACCGTCTCCTGCTTGACCAGAAG GTGTGGAACGTGGCCAAACCTTATATTGACAAATATCAGACAGAGTACATCCCAGAGTCCCGCCCCAATTCTCCCACCGCCTTCTCACTGGAGCCTCCAGCATCACCAAGGAAACGTGTTCGCCATGAGTAA